CGTACCGTTCGAGATCGACGTGGAGCGGCTCGTCGCCGAGGACGACTGGGTGTGCGCGCAGGTCGAGCTGCGCGCGGCCGCGCGCGACGGAACGCCGTACCGCAACCAGTACCACTTCGCGATGCGCGTCCGGGACGGTCGGCTCGTCGAGGTGCGCGAGTACGTCGACACGCTCTACGTGTCGCGCACGCTCGGGATCTGAGCGCGCGGT
This region of Myxococcota bacterium genomic DNA includes:
- a CDS encoding nuclear transport factor 2 family protein, giving the protein MSAANKQVVRDYFARMAAGDAAAADLLADDVTWWVPQSSSLAGTHAGKPAVLAMMAGGVDAYASDVPFEIDVERLVAEDDWVCAQVELRAAARDGTPYRNQYHFAMRVRDGRLVEVREYVDTLYVSRTLGI